A single Fusobacterium sp. FSA-380-WT-3A DNA region contains:
- a CDS encoding YitT family protein: MERKRVEEVKKYLRLLGGLFMCALGCIMILRSDLGLAPWDVLHQGLSKTIGITIGQASIGLGITIVFLDIILGQSIGLGTVINFICVGLFMDLIIFLDFIPVKESYIYRFIILFIGIFFYAYGTFFYMVQGMGCGPRDGFMQILTKKTKYPVVYIKNSIELFALISGWLLGGKVGVGTFATALIMGVFLQYIFRFYKIDLKTLKHRNIKEELIHLKEVLR, translated from the coding sequence ATGGAGAGGAAAAGAGTAGAGGAAGTAAAAAAATATTTGAGATTATTAGGTGGACTTTTTATGTGTGCCTTAGGTTGCATAATGATATTGAGGTCAGATTTAGGATTAGCTCCTTGGGATGTATTACATCAAGGACTTTCTAAAACTATAGGAATTACTATAGGTCAAGCAAGTATAGGACTTGGGATAACAATAGTATTTTTAGATATAATCTTAGGCCAATCAATAGGGCTTGGCACAGTTATTAATTTTATTTGTGTAGGACTTTTTATGGACTTAATTATATTTTTAGATTTTATACCTGTAAAAGAGTCTTATATCTATAGATTTATAATTTTATTTATAGGAATATTTTTTTATGCTTATGGTACTTTTTTCTATATGGTACAAGGAATGGGTTGTGGTCCAAGAGATGGATTTATGCAAATTTTAACTAAGAAAACTAAATATCCTGTTGTATATATAAAAAATTCTATAGAGCTTTTTGCTTTAATAAGTGGTTGGCTTTTAGGAGGAAAAGTTGGTGTAGGAACTTTTGCTACAGCTCTAATAATGGGAGTGTTTTTACAATATATTTTTAGATTTTATAAAATTGATTTAAAAACTTTAAAACATAGAAATATAAAAGAGGAACTTATACATTTAAAGGAAGTTTTAAGATAA
- a CDS encoding ABC transporter ATP-binding protein: protein MLLEIKNLNKFYDDKHILKDVSFHIEEGEVYGLVGESGCGKSTTARVLTGLTSIKSGEIIFEGKKIDYKKIRGVRDIQMVFQDPNSSLNPMKDIKWILEEPFKINKCKDKKLMESKIKEMLQMANLNEDVLVKYPGELSGGQKQRIAIILALLSNPKLLIADEAVSSLDLSGQASILNFFKKLQKDLKLSYLFISHDLRVVYHMCDRIGVMRNGEIVEEGTPEEIYLNPKHDYTKALLKALPGSSDFEEALNNI, encoded by the coding sequence ATGTTATTAGAGATAAAAAATCTTAATAAATTTTATGATGACAAGCATATATTAAAAGATGTATCTTTTCATATAGAAGAAGGGGAAGTTTACGGACTTGTGGGGGAGTCTGGTTGTGGAAAATCAACAACAGCTAGAGTGCTTACAGGTTTAACTTCAATTAAAAGTGGAGAGATAATTTTTGAGGGAAAGAAAATTGATTATAAAAAAATAAGAGGGGTTAGGGATATACAAATGGTATTCCAAGACCCAAACTCATCTTTAAATCCTATGAAAGATATAAAGTGGATATTAGAAGAGCCATTCAAAATAAATAAGTGTAAAGATAAAAAACTTATGGAGAGCAAAATAAAAGAGATGCTTCAAATGGCAAATTTAAATGAAGATGTGTTGGTAAAATATCCTGGTGAATTAAGTGGAGGACAAAAGCAAAGAATAGCAATAATTTTAGCTCTTCTTTCAAATCCAAAACTTTTGATAGCTGATGAAGCTGTTTCATCATTAGATTTATCAGGACAAGCAAGTATTTTAAATTTCTTTAAAAAGTTACAAAAGGATTTAAAATTATCATATTTATTTATTTCTCATGATTTAAGGGTAGTTTATCATATGTGTGATAGAATAGGAGTTATGAGAAATGGAGAGATAGTAGAAGAGGGGACTCCAGAAGAGATATACTTAAATCCAAAACATGATTATACTAAAGCTTTATTAAAAGCTTTACCAGGTTCTTCAGATTTTGAAGAAGCATTGAATAATATATAA
- a CDS encoding ABC transporter ATP-binding protein, with amino-acid sequence MKLLEVKNLNISVDYKGELLSLVENLNFYIKSGEIFGIVGESGCGKSISSKSILRILEDRFHPTGEIIFQDKNLLDLTEKEMRKIRGNKISMVFQDALSSLNPLKKIGKQVDEALEIHKKDLTKEERKKKVLDILTECDIYNPEEACKKYPHQLSGGQRQRVMIAMAVICEPDLIICDESTTALDLRTQLRIIKLLKKLNREKNTTIIFVSHDIALIESICDRVMVMYGGRSVEILEGSLKNAKHPYTRALYSMLFSMEDKNRMLPYVLGTVISPLVRTREKCYFGDRCKYYNNCKENDLVEIEKNHFVACEKVIKDVIRDKKS; translated from the coding sequence ATGAAATTATTAGAAGTTAAGAATTTAAACATATCTGTAGATTATAAAGGTGAATTATTATCTCTGGTTGAAAATTTAAATTTTTATATAAAATCAGGGGAGATATTTGGAATAGTTGGGGAGTCTGGTTGTGGAAAAAGTATTTCTTCTAAAAGTATTTTAAGAATATTAGAAGATAGATTTCATCCAACAGGAGAGATAATATTTCAAGATAAAAATTTATTAGATTTAACAGAAAAAGAAATGAGAAAGATTAGAGGAAATAAAATAAGCATGGTCTTTCAAGATGCTCTTAGTTCATTAAATCCGTTGAAAAAAATTGGAAAACAAGTTGATGAAGCATTAGAAATTCACAAAAAAGATTTAACAAAAGAGGAAAGAAAGAAAAAAGTTTTGGATATATTAACAGAATGTGATATTTATAATCCAGAAGAAGCTTGTAAAAAATATCCTCATCAACTTTCAGGTGGACAAAGACAGAGAGTGATGATAGCTATGGCTGTTATATGTGAGCCTGATTTAATAATTTGTGATGAGTCAACAACAGCTTTAGATTTAAGAACACAACTTAGAATAATAAAACTTTTAAAAAAATTAAATAGAGAAAAAAATACTACAATAATATTTGTTTCTCATGATATAGCTCTTATTGAATCTATTTGTGATAGAGTAATGGTAATGTATGGTGGAAGAAGTGTGGAAATTTTAGAGGGAAGTTTAAAAAATGCAAAACATCCATATACAAGAGCTCTGTATAGTATGCTTTTCAGTATGGAAGATAAAAATAGAATGTTGCCATATGTACTAGGAACAGTTATTTCTCCACTTGTAAGAACTAGAGAGAAATGTTATTTCGGTGATAGATGTAAATATTATAATAATTGTAAAGAAAATGATTTGGTAGAAATTGAAAAAAATCATTTTGTAGCTTGTGAAAAGGTGATAAAAGATGTTATTAGAGATAAAAAATCTTAA
- a CDS encoding ABC transporter permease: MNKLKSINKNLLFGIGFFVVLILIILLAKIFSPYGVTSIDIDNKLASPSLTHLFGTDKFGRDIFTRIMEGGRIALFVGFSSIGIGLFVGGILGMYSGYIGGYVDEIIMRIIDAFMSFPGILFALMMITAFGPGTFNTILVIGIMNIPHFTRFARGETLKEKEKNYTLSAKTRGASNLWILRHYIFPNIRGKLIVSTALSLGVSILTEASLSYLGLGIQAPYPSWGSMLREAQIYFLAAPWYAIFPGLFITLTICSINLIGEYAREKYNSKG; the protein is encoded by the coding sequence ATGAATAAATTAAAAAGTATTAATAAAAATCTTCTATTTGGAATAGGATTTTTTGTAGTGCTTATATTAATTATATTATTGGCTAAAATATTTAGTCCTTATGGAGTGACTTCAATAGATATAGATAATAAATTAGCTTCTCCAAGTTTAACTCATCTTTTTGGAACAGATAAATTTGGTAGAGATATATTTACAAGAATTATGGAAGGTGGAAGAATAGCTTTATTTGTAGGATTTTCATCTATAGGAATAGGACTTTTTGTAGGTGGAATTTTGGGAATGTATTCTGGTTATATAGGTGGATATGTAGATGAAATTATAATGAGAATTATAGACGCTTTTATGTCTTTTCCAGGAATACTATTTGCTTTGATGATGATAACAGCTTTTGGACCAGGAACTTTTAATACAATTCTTGTTATAGGAATAATGAATATACCTCATTTTACTCGTTTTGCTAGAGGAGAAACTTTAAAAGAAAAAGAAAAAAATTATACCCTTTCAGCTAAAACTAGAGGGGCTTCAAATTTATGGATATTAAGACATTATATTTTTCCTAATATAAGAGGAAAATTAATTGTGTCTACAGCTTTATCTTTGGGTGTGTCTATTCTTACAGAAGCTTCATTGAGTTATTTAGGACTTGGAATACAAGCTCCTTATCCTAGTTGGGGTTCCATGCTTAGAGAAGCACAAATTTATTTTTTAGCAGCTCCATGGTATGCAATATTTCCAGGATTATTTATAACACTTACAATTTGTTCTATAAATCTTATAGGAGAATATGCAAGAGAAAAATATAATTCTAAAGGATAG
- a CDS encoding ABC transporter permease: protein MFFIKKIFTSLTTLFLVSVISFTVLNVIPGDPILSKLGVDATKEQVEVLKKEYGLDKPKYIAYVEWVGKTIQGDMGESIRYSTPVNELIKKRVKTTLNLATMAMGITISVGFPLGLFSAMRNKKRGDKFLTIFNMIGISIPSFWIGLLLMMIFGVYLKVSLKTVNGILPSVTLAISQISITSIYLKNIILEELNKDYVKAAIARGRGKAEVIITDVLRNILFPMLTIISGLFIKVLAGSVIVENLFNISGLGSLMVLAVENRDYPVVQALVLYSAVVVISINLITDLLYSYVDPRVKIS from the coding sequence GTGTTTTTTATAAAAAAGATTTTTACTTCATTAACAACACTTTTTCTAGTATCTGTTATTAGTTTTACAGTTTTAAATGTTATACCAGGTGACCCTATATTATCAAAATTAGGTGTTGATGCAACTAAAGAACAGGTAGAAGTTTTGAAAAAAGAATATGGTTTAGATAAACCTAAATATATAGCTTATGTAGAATGGGTAGGAAAAACTATACAAGGAGATATGGGAGAATCTATAAGATACTCTACTCCTGTTAACGAGCTTATAAAAAAGAGAGTGAAAACAACATTAAATTTAGCAACAATGGCTATGGGAATTACAATTTCTGTAGGATTTCCTCTAGGACTTTTTTCAGCAATGAGAAATAAAAAAAGAGGGGATAAATTTTTGACAATTTTTAATATGATTGGAATTTCTATTCCTTCCTTTTGGATTGGACTACTTTTAATGATGATTTTTGGAGTATATTTAAAAGTTTCGTTAAAGACTGTAAATGGAATATTACCTTCAGTAACTTTGGCTATTTCTCAAATTTCAATAACTTCTATTTATTTAAAAAATATTATACTAGAAGAGTTGAATAAAGATTATGTAAAAGCTGCTATTGCTCGTGGAAGAGGGAAGGCAGAGGTTATAATAACTGATGTATTGAGAAATATATTATTTCCAATGCTTACTATAATTTCTGGATTATTTATAAAAGTTTTGGCTGGTAGTGTAATAGTAGAAAACTTATTTAATATTTCAGGACTTGGAAGTCTTATGGTCTTAGCAGTAGAAAATAGAGATTATCCAGTAGTACAAGCTTTGGTTTTATATAGTGCAGTAGTTGTAATATCGATAAATTTAATTACGGATTTATTATATTCTTATGTAGATCCTAGAGTAAAAATATCATAG
- a CDS encoding ABC transporter substrate-binding protein, with protein sequence MKKKIFALLMMLIMLVGCGGKSEKETTTTNKVVVRVSQDPDFLDPHQYVAAATGEILFNIFEGLLKMDSNGNIYPAIAESYTVSEDALTYTFKIKKGILFQNGVEVTPELVKASYDRFLLKDFPTNLSTTEFKKNIDYVKVNGEEVIFKFKKVSGEGIAAFLDGIVYEDGEKIYGTGPYYLDSYMPGEKVTLKRFKDYWANEKIGNVEEVDFRIIKDEQGAIIAFQVGEVDIIPRLLVGYIDMIGENGKIEKGEQNMVQLLALNNAVEPLDNLKVRQAIQYAVDKKEIIEGATLGEGSVSGGAISPSVKSIYNGETENLYKTDIEKAKALLKEAGYPNGLKIKLRAPANYQLHVDTAQIIKEQLIKAGIEVEIEEIEWGTWLSDVYKNRNYQMTVIGFEGKPSPYATVDRYITKDPRNMVNFSNKDYDEVLEKIPYEIDQEEQGKLYKEAQYILTENVGSVFLQAPNYIVALNKNIEGFKIYPIYVIDIGSLSIKK encoded by the coding sequence ATGAAAAAGAAGATTTTTGCACTGTTAATGATGTTGATTATGTTAGTGGGATGTGGTGGGAAAAGCGAAAAAGAAACTACAACTACAAATAAAGTAGTAGTTAGAGTATCACAAGACCCAGATTTTTTAGACCCTCATCAATATGTTGCTGCAGCTACAGGAGAAATTCTTTTTAATATTTTTGAAGGATTGTTAAAAATGGATTCAAATGGAAACATTTATCCTGCTATTGCTGAAAGTTATACAGTTTCTGAGGATGCTTTAACTTATACTTTTAAAATAAAAAAAGGTATTTTATTTCAAAATGGTGTAGAAGTAACACCAGAATTAGTTAAAGCTTCTTATGATAGATTTTTATTAAAAGATTTTCCAACTAATCTATCAACTACTGAATTTAAGAAAAATATTGATTATGTAAAAGTAAATGGAGAAGAGGTCATTTTTAAATTTAAAAAAGTATCTGGAGAGGGAATAGCAGCTTTCTTAGATGGAATTGTTTACGAAGATGGGGAAAAAATCTATGGAACAGGACCATATTATTTAGATAGTTATATGCCTGGAGAGAAAGTTACTTTAAAAAGATTTAAAGATTATTGGGCAAATGAAAAAATTGGAAATGTAGAAGAAGTAGATTTTAGAATTATAAAAGATGAGCAAGGAGCCATAATAGCTTTTCAGGTAGGGGAAGTAGATATAATTCCTAGATTATTAGTTGGATATATTGATATGATAGGAGAAAATGGAAAGATAGAAAAAGGTGAACAAAATATGGTTCAACTTTTGGCTTTAAATAATGCTGTAGAACCATTAGATAATTTAAAGGTTAGACAGGCTATTCAATATGCTGTAGACAAAAAAGAAATTATAGAGGGAGCTACTTTAGGAGAAGGAAGTGTTTCTGGAGGAGCAATTAGCCCATCAGTAAAATCTATTTATAATGGAGAGACAGAAAATTTATATAAAACAGATATTGAAAAAGCTAAAGCTTTATTAAAAGAAGCTGGATATCCAAATGGATTAAAAATAAAATTAAGAGCTCCAGCTAACTATCAACTTCATGTAGATACAGCTCAAATTATAAAAGAACAATTAATAAAAGCTGGAATAGAAGTTGAAATAGAAGAAATTGAGTGGGGAACTTGGTTAAGTGATGTTTATAAAAATAGAAATTATCAAATGACTGTTATAGGATTTGAAGGAAAACCATCTCCTTATGCAACAGTTGATAGATATATAACTAAAGACCCAAGAAATATGGTTAATTTCTCAAACAAAGATTATGATGAAGTATTAGAAAAAATACCTTATGAAATAGACCAAGAAGAACAAGGAAAATTATATAAAGAAGCTCAATATATATTAACAGAAAATGTTGGTTCAGTATTTTTACAAGCACCAAATTATATAGTGGCTTTAAATAAAAATATAGAAGGATTTAAAATCTATCCAATATATGTAATAGATATAGGAAGTTTATCAATAAAAAAATAA
- a CDS encoding ParA family protein: MDKNNGKVIIVKVNKGGVGKTFLTVQLGAGLASIGKKVLILTSDSQNNILHYTFRDGEVPSFKNGLKVWVRGKKGELIKLRENLFFIPLENSKFSSVFSKKLEPFLNRMREEYDYILIDSMPLLKIDSEFVRCSDKIIIPVFCDRATIEGVVNVIEEAGIEKILAVVPNKYRSTVTQNENLEKLKTLLRETDILFPEPIRELSQVENLLGNGKTIWETKSKLLDDAKKTLADIMIELGE, translated from the coding sequence ATGGATAAAAATAATGGTAAAGTTATAATTGTCAAAGTTAATAAAGGGGGAGTTGGAAAAACTTTTCTTACTGTCCAATTAGGTGCAGGGCTTGCTTCTATTGGAAAAAAAGTTTTAATCTTAACTTCCGATTCACAAAATAATATTCTTCATTATACTTTTAGAGATGGAGAAGTTCCATCTTTTAAAAATGGTCTTAAGGTTTGGGTCAGAGGAAAAAAAGGAGAGCTTATAAAATTAAGAGAAAATCTTTTCTTTATCCCTCTTGAAAATAGTAAATTTTCATCTGTTTTCTCAAAAAAATTAGAACCATTTTTAAATAGAATGAGAGAGGAATATGATTATATATTAATAGACAGTATGCCTCTTTTAAAAATAGATTCAGAATTTGTTAGGTGTTCTGATAAAATTATAATTCCTGTTTTCTGTGACAGAGCTACTATTGAAGGAGTTGTTAATGTTATAGAGGAAGCTGGAATTGAAAAAATCTTAGCTGTTGTCCCTAATAAATATAGAAGTACTGTTACTCAAAATGAAAATCTTGAAAAATTAAAAACTCTTTTAAGAGAAACAGATATTCTTTTCCCAGAACCTATTAGGGAGCTTTCACAAGTGGAAAATCTTTTAGGAAATGGAAAAACTATTTGGGAAACAAAATCTAAACTTTTAGATGATGCAAAGAAAACTTTAGCTGACATTATGATAGAACTAGGTGAATAA
- the groL gene encoding chaperonin GroEL (60 kDa chaperone family; promotes refolding of misfolded polypeptides especially under stressful conditions; forms two stacked rings of heptamers to form a barrel-shaped 14mer; ends can be capped by GroES; misfolded proteins enter the barrel where they are refolded when GroES binds): MAKVLLFDESARKKLEKGVDTLANAVKITLGPKGRNVILDRGFGSPLITNDGVSIAREIELEDPFENMGAKLIKEVATKANDVAGDGTTTATILAQAIVKEGLKIVSSGANPMFVKKGIEKAVAEVIKKLKEKSKKVETNSEIEQVASISAGDKEIGRLIAEAMAKVGETGVITVEEAKSFETSLEVVEGMEFDKGYISPYMADPTKMEADMENPYILITDKKITNIQELLPILEKVVKSSKPLLLIADDLEGEALTTLVLNCIRGTLNVVAVKAPGFGDRRKALLEDIGVLTGAVVISEEKGMKLEEADLSMLGRAKRIKVNKDKTTIVDGLGDKEEIKERILQIQSQLENTTSEYDREKMQERIAKISGGVAVIKVGAVTETEMKDKKLRIEDALNATRAAVEEGIVPGGGVALVEIGKSMEDFKLDGEEGMGVEIVKKALTAPMRQIAINAGLDGGVVVEKVKTLNPGVGLNAATEEYVDMLEEGIIDPTKVTRSAVQNAASIAGLILTTEVLVTDKKEEKVGGNQPNLPDMM, from the coding sequence ATGGCAAAAGTATTATTATTTGATGAATCAGCTAGAAAAAAATTAGAAAAAGGTGTGGATACTTTAGCTAATGCTGTAAAAATAACTTTAGGTCCTAAAGGAAGAAATGTTATTTTAGATAGAGGATTTGGTTCTCCTTTAATAACAAATGATGGAGTATCTATAGCAAGAGAAATAGAATTAGAAGACCCATTTGAAAATATGGGGGCAAAATTAATAAAAGAGGTAGCTACGAAAGCCAATGATGTGGCTGGAGATGGTACTACAACAGCTACAATTTTAGCTCAAGCAATAGTAAAAGAGGGATTAAAAATTGTAAGCTCTGGTGCTAATCCTATGTTTGTAAAAAAAGGGATAGAAAAAGCTGTAGCTGAAGTAATAAAAAAATTAAAAGAAAAATCTAAAAAAGTTGAAACAAACAGTGAAATAGAGCAAGTAGCTTCTATATCAGCTGGAGATAAAGAAATAGGAAGATTAATAGCTGAAGCTATGGCAAAAGTTGGAGAAACAGGAGTTATAACTGTAGAGGAAGCAAAATCTTTTGAAACTTCTTTAGAAGTTGTAGAGGGAATGGAATTTGATAAAGGTTATATCTCTCCATATATGGCTGACCCTACAAAAATGGAAGCTGATATGGAAAATCCATATATATTAATAACTGATAAAAAAATAACAAATATTCAAGAACTTTTACCAATATTAGAAAAAGTTGTAAAAAGTTCAAAACCATTATTATTAATAGCTGATGATTTAGAGGGAGAAGCTTTAACAACTTTAGTTCTTAACTGTATTCGTGGAACTTTAAATGTGGTAGCTGTAAAAGCTCCAGGATTTGGAGATAGAAGAAAAGCTCTATTAGAAGATATTGGAGTTTTAACAGGGGCTGTTGTAATTTCTGAAGAAAAAGGAATGAAATTAGAAGAAGCAGACTTAAGTATGTTAGGAAGAGCTAAGAGAATAAAAGTTAATAAAGATAAAACAACAATAGTTGATGGACTTGGAGATAAAGAAGAGATAAAAGAAAGAATATTACAAATTCAAAGTCAATTAGAAAATACAACTTCTGAATATGACAGAGAAAAAATGCAAGAGAGAATAGCAAAAATTTCTGGTGGAGTGGCAGTTATAAAAGTTGGAGCTGTTACAGAAACAGAGATGAAAGATAAAAAATTAAGAATAGAAGATGCTTTAAATGCTACAAGAGCAGCTGTAGAAGAGGGAATTGTTCCTGGTGGTGGAGTTGCCTTAGTAGAAATTGGAAAATCTATGGAAGATTTTAAACTTGATGGTGAAGAGGGAATGGGAGTAGAGATTGTTAAAAAAGCTTTAACTGCTCCAATGAGACAAATAGCTATCAATGCTGGACTTGATGGAGGAGTTGTAGTTGAAAAAGTAAAAACTCTTAACCCTGGAGTTGGTTTAAATGCTGCCACAGAAGAATATGTGGATATGTTAGAAGAGGGAATAATAGACCCAACTAAAGTTACAAGGTCAGCTGTACAAAATGCTGCTTCAATAGCTGGATTAATACTTACAACAGAGGTATTAGTAACAGATAAAAAAGAAGAAAAGGTAGGAGGAAACCAACCTAATCTTCCAGATATGATGTAA
- a CDS encoding co-chaperone GroES, which yields MSIQAIGERVVAKEIKIEEKTQSGIILSGMVNKKNPNVVEVVGIGSGEKVSKEISIGDKIIHSGYGITKVNDNNEEFLIIDFENILGIIK from the coding sequence ATGAGCATACAAGCTATTGGAGAAAGAGTAGTTGCTAAAGAAATTAAAATAGAAGAGAAAACTCAAAGTGGAATTATATTGTCAGGAATGGTTAATAAAAAAAATCCCAATGTAGTAGAAGTAGTTGGAATAGGTTCTGGAGAAAAAGTTTCTAAAGAAATTTCCATTGGAGATAAAATAATTCATTCTGGATATGGAATTACCAAAGTAAATGATAATAATGAAGAATTTTTAATAATAGATTTTGAAAATATTTTAGGAATAATAAAATAA
- a CDS encoding YitT family protein, translated as MRKTLKSIFLETNFKDIIKDTFIITVGAFIYAFGVNYFFVANKMADGGVAGICTILYFLFDFNISTSYFLINIPLIILGYKLIGGKFIIKTFYGTAMTSLAFRILKDFQGPMNDKIMAALFGGLLIGIGLGSIFMAGGSSGGSDILVKILNKYFDIPIGKAFLVLDFIVLSLLGFLFGKEVFMYTLVGLFTSTKVIDVIQEGVDTSKSVGIISNKSDEIKNKIMEELDRGTTLLIAKGGYKGDPKEIVYCIVSRYEVSSVKKIVKNIDRNAFIFISEVSEVLGEGFKNIDNN; from the coding sequence ATGAGAAAAACTTTAAAATCTATTTTTTTAGAAACAAATTTTAAAGATATTATTAAAGATACTTTTATTATTACTGTAGGGGCTTTTATTTATGCCTTTGGAGTAAATTATTTTTTTGTAGCCAATAAAATGGCTGATGGAGGAGTTGCTGGTATTTGTACCATTCTTTATTTTCTTTTTGATTTTAATATAAGTACCTCTTATTTTCTTATAAATATTCCTCTAATAATTCTAGGATATAAATTAATTGGTGGCAAATTTATTATAAAAACTTTTTATGGAACAGCTATGACTTCTTTAGCTTTTAGAATTTTAAAAGATTTTCAAGGTCCTATGAATGATAAAATAATGGCTGCTCTTTTTGGGGGCCTTCTAATTGGAATTGGTTTAGGAAGTATTTTTATGGCTGGAGGTTCTAGTGGAGGGTCTGATATTTTAGTTAAAATTTTAAATAAATATTTTGATATTCCTATTGGAAAAGCTTTTCTTGTATTGGATTTCATAGTTTTATCTCTACTTGGTTTCCTTTTTGGAAAAGAAGTTTTTATGTACACTCTAGTTGGACTTTTTACTTCTACCAAAGTAATAGATGTTATTCAAGAAGGAGTTGATACTTCTAAATCTGTGGGAATAATTTCAAATAAAAGTGATGAAATTAAAAATAAAATTATGGAGGAATTAGATAGAGGAACTACTCTTTTAATAGCTAAAGGTGGTTACAAAGGGGACCCTAAAGAGATTGTTTATTGTATAGTAAGTAGATATGAGGTAAGTTCTGTTAAAAAAATTGTAAAAAATATTGATAGAAATGCCTTTATTTTTATTAGTGAAGTTTCCGAAGTATTAGGAGAGGGTTTCAAAAATATTGATAATAATTAG
- a CDS encoding 5'-methylthioadenosine/adenosylhomocysteine nucleosidase translates to MKIGIIGAMDSEINLIKNFMTNPTEKTIGKVTFYEGKIFDKDIVLFKTGVGKVNAAIGCTIAIENFGIEKIIFTGIAGAINNKLNILDIVVSEKLVQHDFDLTGFGCPLGLIDGEDSIFFDADKTLVELSKNAAIKVLGDDKVYTGIIATGDQFIADKNKVQNIGSIFDAFAVEMEGGAVAQVASHFNIPFVVIRAMSDKADGSAHMNYEEFKPLASDHSAKIVLEILNNL, encoded by the coding sequence ATGAAAATTGGTATAATTGGAGCTATGGATTCTGAAATAAATTTAATAAAAAATTTTATGACAAATCCTACTGAAAAAACTATAGGAAAAGTTACTTTCTATGAAGGAAAAATTTTTGATAAAGATATTGTACTATTTAAAACAGGAGTTGGAAAAGTTAATGCTGCTATAGGTTGCACAATAGCCATTGAAAATTTTGGTATAGAAAAAATTATATTTACTGGAATTGCTGGAGCTATTAATAATAAACTTAATATTTTAGATATTGTAGTTTCAGAAAAACTTGTTCAACATGATTTTGACCTTACTGGTTTTGGTTGTCCATTGGGACTTATTGATGGAGAAGATTCTATTTTCTTTGATGCTGATAAAACTTTAGTTGAATTATCAAAAAATGCTGCTATTAAAGTTTTAGGAGATGATAAAGTTTATACTGGTATCATTGCTACAGGTGACCAATTTATAGCTGATAAAAATAAAGTTCAAAATATCGGTTCTATCTTTGATGCTTTCGCTGTAGAAATGGAAGGGGGAGCTGTAGCCCAAGTAGCTTCTCATTTTAATATTCCTTTTGTTGTAATAAGAGCTATGTCTGATAAAGCTGATGGTTCTGCTCATATGAATTATGAAGAATTTAAACCTTTAGCTTCTGACCATTCAGCTAAAATAGTATTAGAAATTTTAAATAATCTATAA